A genomic segment from Lignipirellula cremea encodes:
- the rnr gene encoding ribonuclease R — MTDTPDQNDQTSEGPPADPQTTTPPENSQEAVKETQQQEAAENAQEPEEGAQSQEADDTRVKFASLAEKQQQGPPEDLQNQVLQYVLRANYQPVKPRVIAKALGLAPDHRSEVRRSVKRLVKAGLLHWGTNHSVRPGPGEVVRRAEQPVEPSQITGVFKRASAGYGFVRPQGAGKSGDRGEDIFILARHTLDASDGDTVAIRLSKIPERDGRTRGRITEVLERASHQFVGTYVERGGAGYVQIDGDVFSAPLYVGDAGAKDAKSQDKVVVEMVRFPTHAHEGEAVIVEVLGARGAPGVDTLTIMREYGLPEHFQEETLASAREQAAAFDESLDNRTDLTASVIITIDPHDARDFDDAISLERIEKDHWRLGVHIADVAHFVPVGTPLDKEAKNRATSVYLPDRVIPMLPEVISNNLASLQPDRIRYAKTVFIEYTPDGAVVDIHFENTAIRSQRRFTYEEVDSYLADPDAWTEKLTPQVHGLVGRMHELAMILRQRRFRRGAIELTLPEIKIDYDKEGKVSGAHAAQNTVSHQIIEEFMLAANESVASLLAKAELNFLRRVHSPPTPRKLKALTTFVRELGIDCESLESRFEIQRVVKEVNERPERHAVNYAILRSMQKAIYSPLVEGHYALASEEYCHFTSPIRRYPDLTVHRMLNDLAQGKRPPNDLDTMVLLGDHCSEREQRAEAAERDLVKIKLLTFLSDKKGMQMEAVITGVEEFGLFAQGVQLPAEGLIHVSSLGDDFYRYEAKSHTLVGNREGNSYRLGDRVKVEIAHVDIDRRQLDLRLVKTIQQAPRVEKPEKKNKPSGTQRKSGPKAENKKKADKKKRKGRSKRK; from the coding sequence ATGACAGACACCCCCGATCAGAATGATCAAACATCGGAAGGTCCGCCCGCGGACCCGCAAACAACCACTCCCCCCGAGAACTCGCAGGAGGCGGTAAAGGAAACACAGCAGCAGGAGGCGGCAGAAAACGCGCAGGAGCCGGAAGAAGGCGCCCAGTCGCAGGAGGCTGACGACACGCGGGTGAAGTTTGCTTCCCTGGCGGAGAAGCAGCAGCAAGGCCCGCCCGAGGATCTGCAGAACCAGGTTCTGCAGTATGTGCTGCGGGCCAACTATCAGCCGGTGAAGCCGCGGGTGATCGCCAAGGCGCTAGGACTGGCGCCCGATCACCGCAGCGAGGTTCGCCGTAGCGTCAAGCGACTCGTCAAGGCCGGCCTGTTGCACTGGGGGACCAATCATAGCGTGCGGCCAGGGCCAGGCGAAGTCGTTCGCAGGGCGGAGCAGCCCGTAGAGCCCTCGCAGATCACAGGCGTTTTCAAACGTGCATCGGCCGGTTATGGCTTTGTCCGTCCCCAGGGCGCCGGGAAGTCGGGCGACCGGGGAGAAGACATCTTCATCCTCGCCCGCCACACGCTGGACGCCTCTGATGGCGATACCGTCGCGATCCGTTTAAGTAAAATTCCCGAACGCGATGGCCGTACCCGAGGCCGCATCACCGAAGTGCTGGAACGCGCCTCGCACCAGTTCGTCGGCACCTACGTGGAACGCGGCGGAGCCGGTTATGTCCAGATCGATGGCGACGTCTTTTCGGCGCCGCTGTATGTGGGCGACGCGGGAGCGAAAGACGCCAAAAGCCAGGACAAAGTCGTAGTGGAGATGGTCCGTTTCCCAACACACGCCCATGAAGGCGAAGCGGTGATTGTCGAAGTGCTGGGGGCCCGCGGCGCTCCTGGCGTGGATACGCTCACCATCATGCGCGAGTACGGCCTGCCGGAGCATTTCCAGGAAGAGACGCTCGCTTCGGCCCGCGAACAGGCGGCAGCGTTTGATGAAAGCCTGGACAACCGCACTGACCTGACCGCGTCGGTGATTATCACCATCGACCCGCACGACGCTCGCGATTTCGACGATGCGATTTCGCTGGAACGGATCGAAAAAGATCACTGGCGCCTGGGCGTGCACATTGCCGATGTGGCGCATTTTGTGCCTGTCGGCACGCCGCTCGACAAAGAAGCGAAGAATCGTGCAACCAGCGTTTACCTGCCGGATCGGGTGATCCCGATGTTGCCGGAAGTCATTTCCAACAACCTTGCCAGCCTGCAGCCGGACCGCATTCGCTACGCCAAAACCGTTTTTATCGAATACACGCCCGACGGCGCAGTGGTGGACATTCACTTTGAAAACACCGCCATCCGCAGCCAGCGACGGTTCACCTATGAAGAGGTCGACAGCTACCTGGCCGATCCCGACGCCTGGACCGAGAAACTTACGCCCCAGGTGCACGGCCTGGTCGGTCGCATGCATGAGCTGGCGATGATTCTGCGGCAGCGACGTTTCCGCCGTGGGGCGATCGAACTGACCCTGCCGGAAATCAAGATCGACTATGACAAAGAAGGCAAGGTCTCCGGCGCCCATGCGGCGCAGAACACCGTCAGCCATCAAATCATTGAAGAGTTCATGCTGGCGGCGAACGAGTCGGTGGCTTCGCTCCTGGCGAAGGCCGAGTTGAACTTTTTACGCCGGGTCCACTCGCCGCCGACTCCGCGCAAGCTCAAGGCGCTCACCACGTTTGTCCGCGAACTGGGCATCGATTGCGAAAGTCTGGAAAGTCGCTTTGAGATCCAGCGCGTGGTGAAAGAAGTCAACGAACGCCCCGAACGGCACGCCGTGAATTACGCCATCCTGCGGAGCATGCAGAAAGCCATTTACAGTCCGCTGGTCGAGGGGCATTACGCCCTGGCCAGTGAGGAGTATTGCCATTTCACCTCTCCCATTCGCCGTTACCCGGACCTGACCGTTCACCGAATGCTGAACGATCTGGCCCAGGGAAAGCGTCCGCCGAACGATCTCGACACCATGGTGCTGCTGGGCGACCACTGCAGCGAACGGGAGCAGCGGGCCGAGGCGGCGGAGCGCGATCTGGTGAAGATCAAGCTGCTGACCTTCCTCAGCGACAAAAAGGGTATGCAGATGGAGGCCGTCATCACCGGGGTTGAGGAGTTCGGCCTGTTCGCCCAGGGCGTGCAGTTGCCGGCGGAAGGACTGATCCACGTCAGTTCGCTCGGGGATGATTTTTATCGCTATGAAGCAAAGTCCCACACCCTGGTAGGCAACCGCGAAGGGAACAGCTACCGACTGGGCGACCGGGTCAAAGTGGAAATTGCGCATGTCGACATCGACCGGCGTCAGCTCGATCTGCGCCTGGTGAAAACGATCCAGCAGGCGCCGCGGGTAGAAAAACCAGAAAAAAAGAACAAGCCCTCAGGCACCCAGCGAAAGTCAGGCCCCAAGGCGGAGAACAAGAAAAAAGCGGACAAGAAGAAACGCAAGGGAAGGTCCAAACGGAAATAA
- a CDS encoding STAS domain-containing protein, giving the protein MSTSAAIVCFSISTDHCDDMATVAMQGTATVDQVARIARRLHRIAARRPRIVLFDWRELKFLTSLALGVLVTFARQVRRHGGSLHIDGCSGPIREMLEVTRFDRFFEEIQ; this is encoded by the coding sequence ATGTCGACTTCCGCCGCGATTGTCTGCTTTTCCATTTCCACCGATCACTGCGACGACATGGCCACGGTTGCCATGCAAGGGACGGCGACGGTTGACCAGGTCGCCCGGATCGCGCGGCGTCTGCACCGGATTGCCGCGCGCCGGCCGCGAATCGTGCTCTTCGACTGGCGGGAGCTGAAGTTCCTGACAAGCCTGGCGCTGGGAGTGCTGGTGACGTTTGCCCGCCAGGTGCGGCGGCATGGCGGTTCGCTTCATATCGACGGCTGCTCGGGGCCGATTCGTGAAATGCTGGAAGTCACCCGCTTCGACCGTTTCTTTGAAGAGATCCAGTAA
- a CDS encoding DNA-directed RNA polymerase subunit alpha C-terminal domain-containing protein — protein sequence MATTRIPLSASEEASRSLEERLNLSTAEIGLTVRTTNCLEERGIFTVRDLLQTTRDDLLSISNFGEKTLEEVFKALEAIQFPRPVRENRSPK from the coding sequence ATGGCCACCACTCGCATTCCGCTCAGCGCCTCCGAAGAAGCCAGCCGCAGCCTTGAAGAACGGCTGAACCTGAGCACGGCCGAAATCGGCCTGACCGTACGGACGACCAACTGCCTTGAGGAACGGGGCATTTTCACCGTCCGCGATCTGCTGCAGACCACGCGGGACGACCTGCTCAGCATTTCCAACTTCGGCGAGAAAACGCTGGAAGAGGTCTTCAAGGCCCTGGAAGCGATTCAGTTCCCTCGCCCGGTCCGCGAGAACCGCTCGCCCAAATAG
- a CDS encoding M48 family metalloprotease, translating into MQLPLVLIIVASLAAGEYLSPEPASDVALSLLLSLVLAASVAAAAFVIARRTQLRVEQAASEEQLERAIRGGESLQRLHAMFWLTTTAAILYALEWPAVVRDYLAPRSIVLLDELLLLTPALATLLLSWTAFATVARRRLAWPAALRQGILQMRARAAGELAPVLAPALAMALVCDVVRLGCPDLVARGGAWIIYLPAVLILALAFPLLLAVSWKTSPFPAGELRDALHAAATAGGVRLRRIRVWRTRYANAFVCGWGPLRTVYLSQPLLDLLDRGQLLAVFRHETAHLRLGHAATRMLAAVLPLLAFLAARRWLDLLGEIPPAAEVGLYAAAALLTAVYLACGFAAIARRLELDADRWAAQQTPDTAQQLISALDTLAAHSGEDSSRGGWLHPSLDTRVGWLEMYLQAKPRPVSQQSRTVVLVAAVVFLGLIVAPWRTAVSPLPEVSRQAQGEDRSADNGATRSMADSP; encoded by the coding sequence ATGCAATTGCCGCTGGTGCTGATCATCGTCGCTTCCCTGGCCGCGGGCGAATACCTTTCGCCGGAGCCGGCCTCCGACGTCGCCCTGTCTTTGCTGCTGAGCCTGGTGCTGGCGGCGAGTGTGGCGGCCGCGGCGTTCGTCATTGCGCGCCGCACGCAGCTTCGTGTGGAACAGGCCGCATCGGAGGAGCAGCTGGAGCGCGCCATTCGCGGGGGCGAAAGCCTGCAGCGGTTGCATGCGATGTTCTGGTTGACGACGACCGCCGCTATCCTGTACGCCCTGGAGTGGCCCGCGGTCGTGCGCGATTACCTGGCGCCACGGTCGATCGTGCTGCTGGACGAACTGCTGCTGCTGACGCCGGCGCTGGCGACGCTGCTGCTCTCCTGGACGGCGTTTGCTACCGTTGCCAGGCGGCGCCTGGCATGGCCGGCCGCGTTACGACAAGGAATCCTCCAGATGCGAGCCCGCGCGGCGGGAGAACTGGCCCCGGTGCTGGCTCCCGCGCTGGCGATGGCCCTGGTTTGCGACGTCGTTCGGCTGGGCTGCCCCGATCTGGTTGCGCGGGGCGGAGCATGGATAATCTATCTGCCGGCCGTGCTGATCCTGGCGCTGGCGTTTCCGCTGTTGCTGGCGGTCAGCTGGAAGACGTCCCCCTTCCCTGCCGGCGAACTGCGCGATGCGCTGCATGCCGCAGCGACGGCCGGCGGCGTGCGGCTGAGGCGGATCCGCGTGTGGCGGACGCGGTACGCCAACGCCTTTGTTTGCGGATGGGGGCCGCTGCGCACAGTGTATCTGTCGCAGCCTTTGCTGGATTTGCTGGATCGTGGGCAGTTGCTGGCCGTGTTTCGCCATGAAACGGCCCACCTGCGGCTGGGGCATGCGGCCACGCGGATGCTGGCGGCGGTGCTGCCGTTACTCGCGTTTCTGGCGGCTCGGCGGTGGCTGGATCTGCTGGGGGAAATTCCGCCGGCGGCGGAGGTTGGCTTGTACGCCGCTGCCGCCTTGTTGACGGCCGTTTATCTGGCGTGCGGATTCGCCGCGATAGCTCGGCGGTTGGAACTCGACGCCGATCGTTGGGCCGCTCAGCAAACGCCCGATACGGCCCAGCAGTTGATTAGCGCCCTCGACACCCTGGCGGCGCATAGCGGGGAAGATTCGTCGCGGGGAGGCTGGCTCCATCCCAGTCTGGACACGCGTGTGGGTTGGCTGGAGATGTATCTCCAGGCGAAACCGCGGCCCGTCTCCCAGCAATCGCGGACGGTCGTGCTGGTCGCGGCGGTGGTGTTCCTGGGGCTGATCGTTGCCCCCTGGCGGACGGCTGTTTCTCCGCTGCCAGAAGTGAGCCGGCAAGCCCAGGGGGAGGATCGCTCGGCGGATAACGGGGCGACCCGCAGCATGGCCGACAGTCCGTAA
- a CDS encoding enoyl-ACP reductase FabI: MTDFLKLAGKSILVMGVANRKSVAWHIGRTLAEAGAEPVYVVRSEERKANTAKLLGDAPVFVCDVEFEDQIEKLRSDLQATGRTFQGLVHSIAFADYEGGVKPFHETGKKQFLRTIDISCYSLIAVANAMKDLLATDASVVTISISTTRMASENYGFMAPVKAALDSSLAFLAKSFSQFSQVRFNAVAPGLLKTSASAGIPGYVDSYLYAEQIIPRKQAVQTQEAADAAVFLLSPRSSGLNAQSLIVDAGMAINYFDAEMVARAMR; the protein is encoded by the coding sequence ATGACTGACTTCCTAAAACTGGCCGGCAAATCGATTCTGGTAATGGGCGTCGCCAACCGAAAAAGCGTGGCTTGGCACATCGGCCGCACCCTGGCAGAAGCCGGCGCCGAGCCCGTGTATGTGGTCCGCAGCGAAGAGCGCAAAGCGAATACGGCGAAGCTGCTGGGCGATGCGCCCGTGTTCGTGTGCGATGTGGAATTTGAAGACCAGATTGAAAAGTTGCGAAGTGATCTGCAGGCGACCGGCCGGACGTTCCAGGGGCTCGTCCATTCGATCGCTTTCGCGGACTACGAAGGCGGCGTCAAGCCGTTTCATGAAACGGGGAAAAAGCAGTTTTTGCGGACGATCGATATCTCCTGTTATTCGCTGATCGCCGTGGCGAACGCCATGAAAGACCTGCTGGCGACCGACGCCTCGGTCGTGACGATCTCCATTTCGACCACCCGCATGGCCAGTGAGAACTATGGCTTTATGGCGCCTGTCAAAGCGGCGTTGGATTCGTCGCTGGCGTTTCTGGCGAAGTCGTTCAGCCAGTTTTCGCAAGTGCGTTTCAACGCCGTGGCGCCCGGCCTGCTGAAGACATCGGCCTCGGCGGGCATTCCCGGGTATGTCGATTCGTACCTGTACGCCGAGCAGATCATTCCGCGTAAACAGGCGGTGCAAACGCAGGAAGCGGCCGATGCGGCCGTCTTTTTATTGAGCCCGCGTTCTTCGGGTTTGAACGCCCAGTCGCTGATCGTCGACGCCGGCATGGCCATCAACTACTTCGATGCCGAAATGGTTGCCCGGGCGATGCGTTAG
- a CDS encoding response regulator, which translates to MTIQSARVVIVDDDIDIMRCVGACLEKSESIQVIDYASHAQSGLAMAVALRPDVVIHDIHMPGADAFWACRQIIDRTDGEVKVLFYTGFPSDHYVDLAMEAGAAGVVSKHSETLHGLAFAVRHVLTGDRYFSPELESRLVELESGQAKTRRSMLSRREIQVLKLMAEGQGNRQVSETLKLSLRLIEKIIAEMKKKLTLNSTNELLVYATREGLLQAELMLQRGR; encoded by the coding sequence ATGACTATACAATCCGCCCGCGTTGTAATTGTCGACGACGACATTGATATCATGCGCTGTGTCGGCGCATGCCTGGAAAAGTCGGAATCCATCCAGGTGATCGACTACGCCAGCCACGCGCAGTCAGGGCTGGCCATGGCGGTTGCGTTGCGGCCGGACGTCGTTATCCACGATATTCATATGCCGGGAGCCGACGCTTTCTGGGCTTGCCGTCAGATTATCGATCGTACCGACGGCGAAGTCAAAGTGCTGTTTTACACAGGCTTTCCTTCGGATCACTACGTCGATCTGGCAATGGAAGCCGGGGCGGCGGGGGTCGTTTCCAAGCACTCGGAAACGCTGCATGGGCTGGCGTTTGCCGTGCGGCATGTGCTCACAGGCGATCGCTATTTCTCTCCCGAGTTGGAGTCCCGCCTGGTGGAGCTGGAATCGGGGCAGGCCAAGACACGGCGTTCCATGCTGAGTCGACGCGAAATCCAGGTCCTGAAACTCATGGCCGAAGGTCAAGGGAATCGTCAGGTCAGCGAGACCCTCAAATTAAGCTTGCGACTGATCGAGAAGATCATCGCCGAGATGAAAAAGAAGCTCACGCTCAACTCCACGAACGAACTGCTCGTGTACGCCACCCGTGAAGGTCTGCTCCAGGCCGAACTCATGCTGCAACGCGGCCGTTAA
- a CDS encoding leucine-rich repeat domain-containing protein, producing the protein MLAVTAIGPSPSIAIEHHRPTPGKTIDTLKKGLSSDMYMVRQDAMWRLIQAGTEAIPSLVEVVQQGDLEAIVRGLYALEQIGQSGQPNCERTVEAALQTLARSPRKLTANRSQTRLLAFRKQRRQQAIAALRGLGAEVSLREEAAVMVRFTEKYQGGDNGLIHLQQLPEMEKLYFEGSTVGNRGLVHLQNLPQLQQLFLGGSQVTGAGLEHLADLPQLEFLSLKGLPVSGKALLPLASLPRLAHLGLDETPINDAGLAHLEALPGLETLWLNQTQVTGSGLARLQKLPRLHKLVLTATAVQGPGLARLAPIASLRYLSLQDAPLEESAGAALAKLVQLETLGLDATPIGDATVRQLAPLTSLKVLWLQKTRITDDGLAALHGMPGLRRVYLGETSVTQPAIQALRARLPDCEVLE; encoded by the coding sequence ATGCTGGCTGTCACTGCCATCGGCCCCAGTCCCAGCATTGCCATCGAGCATCACAGGCCCACCCCTGGCAAAACAATTGACACCCTGAAGAAGGGTTTGTCCAGCGATATGTACATGGTGCGGCAGGATGCGATGTGGCGCCTGATCCAGGCAGGGACAGAAGCAATCCCCTCACTAGTGGAGGTCGTCCAGCAGGGAGATCTGGAAGCGATCGTGCGGGGGCTCTACGCCCTGGAGCAGATCGGTCAAAGCGGCCAGCCTAATTGCGAACGCACCGTCGAAGCCGCCCTGCAGACACTCGCCAGGTCCCCCCGCAAATTAACGGCAAACCGCAGCCAGACCCGGCTGTTGGCCTTTCGTAAACAGCGCCGCCAGCAAGCCATTGCTGCACTACGCGGCCTGGGGGCCGAAGTTTCCCTTCGCGAAGAAGCTGCGGTGATGGTGCGGTTTACCGAAAAATACCAGGGCGGGGACAACGGACTGATACACCTGCAGCAGCTGCCCGAGATGGAAAAACTCTACTTCGAGGGCTCGACCGTGGGCAATCGCGGGCTGGTCCATCTGCAGAACCTGCCGCAACTGCAGCAACTCTTCCTGGGCGGCTCGCAAGTCACCGGAGCAGGGCTGGAACATCTGGCCGATCTGCCCCAGCTGGAGTTTTTGTCGCTGAAAGGGCTACCGGTCTCCGGCAAGGCGCTACTGCCCCTGGCGTCCCTGCCGCGACTGGCCCACCTGGGACTCGATGAAACGCCAATCAACGACGCCGGCCTGGCCCACCTGGAGGCGCTTCCGGGCCTGGAAACCTTATGGCTGAATCAGACGCAGGTCACCGGCTCCGGGCTGGCTCGTCTGCAGAAACTGCCCCGTCTTCACAAGCTGGTGCTGACGGCGACGGCCGTCCAGGGGCCGGGCCTGGCTCGCCTGGCCCCGATTGCTTCACTGCGGTATCTGTCGCTCCAGGATGCTCCTTTAGAGGAATCGGCAGGCGCCGCCCTGGCGAAACTGGTGCAACTGGAAACTCTCGGTCTGGACGCCACGCCGATTGGCGACGCGACCGTCCGGCAGCTGGCTCCGCTGACCAGCCTGAAAGTACTCTGGCTGCAGAAAACCCGCATCACTGATGATGGACTGGCAGCGCTGCACGGCATGCCTGGCCTGCGACGGGTTTATCTGGGGGAAACGAGCGTCACCCAGCCAGCGATCCAGGCCCTGCGGGCCCGCCTGCCGGATTGCGAAGTGCTCGAGTAG
- a CDS encoding segregation and condensation protein A encodes MSFRVDLDIYRGPLDLLLYLVRKHELAVTEISVAILTEQYLDYLTVLEQIDVDAVGDFLDIASTLIEMKSRQLLPQVEEEVEQIEEPREGLVERLLEYKRFKDAANILEEQSVRWGQRFPRLANDLPPRKVDPADQPIHEVELWDLVSAFGRVMRDHQANQPTNIIYDDTPINIYMERIHQRLASSGRMAFSEMFAAGMHKSAMIGVFLAVLELVRHHGVRTEQVDVHSEIWVIAAEGFSAEADFSDVDNYGAKIDDDLEEEVDEEEADEEEADEEEADEEEADEEEADEEEDEKDG; translated from the coding sequence ATGAGCTTTCGTGTCGATTTGGACATCTACCGTGGTCCGCTCGATCTATTGCTGTATCTGGTGCGCAAGCATGAGCTGGCGGTAACCGAGATTTCCGTCGCCATCCTGACCGAGCAGTACCTGGATTACCTGACAGTGCTGGAGCAGATCGATGTCGACGCCGTCGGCGATTTCCTGGATATCGCCAGCACGCTGATCGAAATGAAGTCACGGCAACTCTTGCCGCAGGTGGAGGAAGAAGTCGAGCAGATCGAAGAACCGCGGGAAGGGCTGGTCGAACGCCTGCTGGAATACAAGCGTTTCAAGGACGCCGCCAACATTCTGGAAGAACAAAGCGTGCGCTGGGGGCAGCGGTTCCCACGGTTGGCCAACGACCTGCCGCCCCGCAAGGTCGATCCGGCGGACCAACCCATTCACGAGGTTGAGCTGTGGGATCTGGTCAGCGCGTTCGGGCGGGTCATGCGCGACCACCAGGCCAACCAGCCGACCAACATCATTTACGATGACACCCCGATCAACATTTACATGGAACGTATCCATCAGCGGCTGGCCTCCAGCGGCCGCATGGCGTTCAGCGAAATGTTCGCCGCCGGCATGCACAAGTCGGCGATGATCGGCGTGTTCCTCGCCGTGCTGGAACTCGTCCGCCACCATGGCGTGCGCACCGAGCAGGTCGACGTCCACAGCGAGATCTGGGTCATCGCCGCAGAAGGTTTTTCCGCCGAAGCCGACTTCTCCGACGTCGACAATTACGGCGCCAAAATCGACGACGACCTCGAAGAAGAAGTTGACGAAGAAGAAGCTGACGAAGAAGAAGCTGACGAAGAAGAAGCTGACGAAGAAGAAGCTGACGAAGAAGAAGCTGACGAAGAAGAGGACGAAAAGGACGGCTAG
- a CDS encoding response regulator: MTESINILIVDDDEVDAELMRRTLSKSEINPRLFFAYDGVHALEILRGTGGEPKLERPYLILLDLKMPRMNGIEFLEELRNDPELRRSVVFVITTSRDDQDRLAAYDRNIAGYVVKSSVGERSLDLTRLLEYYRNLVELP; the protein is encoded by the coding sequence ATGACGGAATCGATCAACATTCTGATTGTCGACGACGACGAAGTCGACGCTGAATTGATGAGGCGCACGCTCAGCAAAAGCGAGATCAACCCGCGACTGTTCTTTGCCTACGACGGCGTACACGCCCTGGAGATTCTCCGCGGGACAGGCGGGGAGCCGAAGCTGGAGCGGCCTTATCTGATTCTGCTCGATCTGAAAATGCCGCGGATGAATGGCATCGAATTCCTTGAGGAACTGCGTAACGATCCAGAACTGCGGCGCAGCGTGGTCTTTGTCATCACCACCTCGCGCGATGACCAGGATCGGCTGGCGGCATATGACCGGAACATTGCGGGCTATGTCGTCAAGTCGAGCGTTGGGGAGCGATCGCTGGATCTGACCCGCTTGCTGGAATACTACCGCAACCTGGTGGAGCTTCCCTGA
- a CDS encoding ATP-binding protein, translating to MLIFLVLAFASWQLFTRAALEQANSAHRINVSGRQRMLTARMGLLAARWSSDPAARSSLRDKLQAMVGLYASSHQALLNGDSQLQIRSPVAPSLRRLYLGQEIDPAAGIDTPVNLDAQVRRYTSDVRSLLERSDKDVSAVERAVGQVLAGAMDSSLPDDLDRMVAAEENHSRQQVASLQIQAWTAAVFAMGLSLLLLERGWSFHWQAAAAAETQTRLEQLNAELEDRVAERTLELREANTALCREVEDRQMAQAMFQDLYEHAPDMYVSVNAETGLVEQANATVEHVLGIPRSQIIGRPMRELYHENSREEAEKVFALFQATGEIKNAELQLRRHDHSPLVVSLSVSAVRDARGAIVRSRSVWRDITEFAQTRSELRRLNAQLEQRVADRVAELKTQAVELATRNHDLDEFAYVASHDLKAPLRGIHSLSLWIEEDSGAALSAESKQNLKKLRDRAVRLERLLDDLLVYSRVGRTGAQVEEIDAAQLITQVWEHLRAPKTFTLQIAGGLPQFKADRRSLEQVLRHLLQNAVKHHHGETGQIEATCVDRGDFLEFSVIDDGPGIEERFHQRIFRMFETLKPRNEVEGSGMGLALARKIVTSVGGQILVESIPGQGARFSFTWPKQSE from the coding sequence TTGCTGATTTTTCTGGTGCTCGCGTTCGCCAGCTGGCAGCTTTTCACGCGGGCCGCCCTGGAGCAAGCGAACTCGGCCCATCGGATTAATGTGAGCGGGCGGCAGCGGATGCTCACGGCCCGGATGGGACTGCTGGCGGCTCGCTGGTCGAGCGATCCGGCGGCCCGTTCCTCGTTGCGGGACAAACTGCAGGCAATGGTGGGGCTGTATGCGTCTTCGCACCAGGCTTTGCTGAATGGCGATTCGCAGCTGCAGATTCGGTCGCCCGTCGCTCCGTCCCTGCGGCGTTTGTACCTGGGCCAGGAGATTGATCCGGCGGCCGGCATCGACACACCCGTCAACCTCGACGCCCAGGTCCGGCGGTATACAAGTGACGTCAGGTCGTTGCTGGAACGGAGCGACAAGGATGTGTCGGCAGTCGAACGGGCGGTGGGGCAGGTGCTGGCGGGAGCGATGGATTCGTCCCTGCCCGACGATCTCGACCGGATGGTGGCGGCGGAAGAGAACCACTCGCGACAGCAAGTCGCCTCCCTGCAGATTCAAGCCTGGACGGCGGCGGTGTTCGCCATGGGACTGTCGTTGTTGCTGCTGGAGCGGGGGTGGAGTTTTCACTGGCAAGCGGCCGCGGCCGCGGAAACGCAAACCCGTTTAGAGCAGCTAAATGCTGAACTTGAAGACCGTGTCGCAGAGCGGACGCTGGAACTGCGGGAAGCAAACACGGCCCTTTGCCGGGAAGTGGAAGACCGGCAAATGGCTCAGGCCATGTTTCAGGACCTGTATGAACATGCGCCCGACATGTACGTTTCCGTGAACGCCGAAACGGGCCTGGTGGAGCAGGCGAACGCCACGGTGGAGCACGTCCTGGGAATTCCGCGGTCGCAGATCATCGGTCGCCCTATGCGAGAGCTTTATCACGAGAACTCGCGGGAAGAAGCCGAGAAGGTGTTCGCTCTCTTCCAAGCCACCGGCGAAATCAAAAACGCCGAGCTGCAGCTGCGACGGCATGACCACTCGCCGCTGGTTGTCAGTCTGAGCGTGTCGGCGGTGCGGGATGCCCGGGGGGCAATCGTGCGGAGCCGTTCCGTGTGGCGGGACATTACCGAGTTTGCCCAGACCCGGAGCGAGCTGCGCCGGTTGAATGCCCAGCTAGAACAGCGGGTCGCAGATCGCGTGGCGGAACTGAAGACCCAGGCCGTGGAACTGGCCACCCGGAATCACGATCTTGATGAATTCGCTTATGTGGCTTCGCACGACCTGAAGGCTCCCCTGCGGGGCATCCACAGCCTGTCCCTGTGGATCGAGGAAGACTCGGGCGCTGCGTTATCGGCTGAATCCAAACAGAACCTGAAAAAACTTCGGGATCGGGCCGTGCGTTTAGAGAGGCTGTTAGACGATCTGTTAGTATATTCGAGGGTAGGACGCACAGGTGCGCAAGTAGAAGAGATAGATGCGGCCCAGCTTATCACACAGGTTTGGGAACATCTTCGCGCCCCGAAGACTTTCACCCTTCAGATAGCAGGCGGCCTTCCGCAATTTAAGGCCGACCGTCGATCGCTGGAACAAGTTTTGCGTCACTTGCTGCAGAATGCGGTCAAACACCATCATGGGGAGACGGGCCAGATCGAAGCGACCTGCGTGGACCGCGGCGATTTTCTGGAATTCTCCGTCATCGACGATGGTCCCGGAATCGAAGAGCGATTCCACCAGCGGATTTTTCGCATGTTCGAAACCTTAAAGCCGCGAAACGAAGTCGAAGGCAGCGGTATGGGATTGGCGCTCGCTCGAAAAATTGTCACTTCGGTAGGCGGCCAGATTCTAGTAGAATCTATCCCTGGACAGGGCGCCAGGTTCTCCTTTACCTGGCCCAAACAAAGTGAGTGA